Genomic DNA from Corylus avellana chromosome ca4, CavTom2PMs-1.0:
TAATTAGATGGTTATGAGAAAAAAAAGCTCTGTTTCTTTGTGGGTCGGATTCCGAATACCCGAATAGGTTTGTGGTGTATGTTCAATGTGTTAGTCTTTGAAGTCTCTCTGATGTGCTAGGTCAGGAAGAGTAGAAATTCTGGCATAAGTGATTGCTTGCTCTAAGTGTTGTAATGGAAGCAGTGATCCAGGAATATGCTCCCAATTGTCATGGAAACTCTTCTTCTGTTATCAGAAAACTAGTATCCTAAACGACCTAACCGAATAAATGTTCCAAGCAGAATGTTTAGTCGCCAATTCTCACTCCTCCATCCTCCATGTTGAGTAAAATGGAAAAATCCATATTGGTCGTGGCCCTGAAATTGTTTTACTAGTGTTAGACACGCTGCAAAAGACTTTATATTCAATATTGAGGGCAACAAGAACTAATAATGAGCTCATtacaatttcaattttgaaagaTTCACTCTGATAGTGTGTTGGTCATTTTTGGCTCGTGCATTTGTATGCTTGACTGCTTTGATGGAGCTGTAAGATTATGACCTAATCAATGGTCCAGATTTGTCGGACCACTGTCCGCATCTCAAGAAAAGATTGAAATGTGGAAGTCTTAGAGCGGTAGGATTCAGTTTGTCGAGTCTATAGTTCAATCAAGACATGTTTACAGCATGTGATACAACATACTAacttaagttttctttttttctttgttttttgataagtaaacaacATACTAACTTACATTAAGAGATGGATATTTATGGAGTATTTGTGACTTTCTTCTGAGTGAAGCAGTACAAACAGTGCTCCCAGCTTGAAGCTCTGCTACTGAAGCAAGTTGGAACATCTTTCATTGAGTGGACGGCAATGTCAATTTCGCCATTTATGAGTGCCTTCATCTATTTCCTCCTATGTCAGCAAGTGGCTGACTTTTAGTATTTTATCACctgttgtttttattattacCATCTGAATAGGCCCCTCTTTTCTAGCTCTGAATGTGTTGCCATGAGACTTTCTTCACATGTAGTGCAACCCCTCAGTCCAGTAAGATGAAATTAttgtatataacatttctcttagtATATACATACTAAGTATTGGTGACCATTTTCAGTGTCGATGTGGCAGTCCCAACCAACACTTAGATTgatctttgttaaaaataaaaaaataaaaaaataaaagtccaAAAATTAACTAGGATTGTTATATGGAATagttatgagataaaataaCTGTTAACATAAAAAATGCAAATGTTTATTCTCATACAAGAAGCTACATACTCAAGAACTAAGCAAAGGTGAAATCACAATAGGACTCTTCACCCTGtactttccattttcttcaaccCAATCAAGGGTACCAAACAAAACTGTCCCGTTCTCATTCCCTTTATACTGTATAGTCATCGTATATGATTGATTCTCATTTTGCTTTCTGAACACCAATGTTTCCGGTGAGACAGTAACTACAGTATGCTCTGGTGCAATCACTACAGCCTTGTAAGTTGCATAATCTTTCCCAACATTACTTGCAATCCTAAGAAATTTTTTGGTTGTCACTGTGATAGAATCGCTGTAAAAGGCAATAAATGATGGGTAATTAAGGTTAGGAGATGGGTTCCAGCAATCATAGATTCTTGACCCAGTAATGCTTAAGATTTGACTCTGATTGAACTTCATAAAGCATAACAGATTCACATAATCTTGTGGAGTTATGTCATAAATCAAACCCGGATCAAGTGCTTGATTTGGATCAATATGGCCTGCTCCCATGGCTAGAGGTGAAGCCAATTGTGATCCTTTACCAAGGTCTCGGATTGGCTTTCGAGTATTGTCTGTTGTGTTTGCAGTTGTCATAATGGCAGACCTTATAGCAGCAGCACTCCAATTTGGGTGTGcatatatatgttagaatataaattaaatcattGAATTAAACATTTCCTATAAGCCTAaagtttttagaagaaaaaaaaaaaaagagatttaaCATAGCATCAGTACTAAAGGTCATGAGTTCAAACATTGTCTCCATCATTcacctcccatttcaattaaatattttacgtatttGACATCACTAATTAATGGTGAGTTTGAGCTCATATATGAGGGAGAAGTGtcagaatataaattaaatgattaacttaacaattttttataagagaaatgctatttagtagactgctatacAACTCGAATGAAGTGAGAATGAAAATTAAGTAgcccttaatattttttttcttttttacaagcCCCTGTTCAAATTGTATGACTGTTATAtagtagtctactaaatatctTTAACCTCAAAGCTTAACCTTTTAGAATAAGTGCATTTAACATCACCTTTAAGAAGTGCAGCAACACCAGCAACATGAGGGCAAGCTGCAGATGTCCCAGTTTCTATGTTGTAGTCACTATATAACCTATATGTTGACCTCATGCGAGCTACTTCCTTTTTGGGAACCCAAGCACCTAAAACTAATGAACCAGGTGCCATTATATCTGGTTTCAAAATTCTTGGACAACTCCTTGAAGGACCTCTTGAAGCAGTAGCAGCCACAACTGGTGCAGGTTTTGTACCAAAGAAGGTCTCTTTGAACTTCAAGCAAACAAAGGGAGAAGTATTAGATTCTACATAGTTGATCACCATTAATGCGTCTGCTGGTCTGATCACAACACATGGACATGAATTTTCTTTCATATGAACTAAGCTAGGAATTGGGTAGATGAATATAGCTCCTGGCACTTTTGAATCGATGATAGCATTAGTTTGATTATGGATATCTCCCATGTCACATAAAATGATGCCAAAAGGGGCTTCAGATAACAGCTGAGATGAGTTGCATGCAGCTAGGGTTTTGTTGTACACAAGTGTCAAGTTTTTTGGAAAGGTTATGCCTGCAAATAAGGACCATCCAGTAATGGATAGCCCATTTCCCAGGGTTAAAGATCCAGCAAACCAACGATCAACTGTGCCGGATGAGACAGTTATGACCCATGGGATCCCATTGTGCAATGTTCCAAAGCCTGGGCCTGCATTACCTGCTGAAGTTGCAACCACAATACCTTTCTCCATGGCAGCAAATGAAGCTATTGCAATAGGGTCATGGTCCAACGACTCATAATTAAAGCCCATAGAGATTGAAATTACATCAACACCATCTCTAATGGCTTGGTTTAAACCT
This window encodes:
- the LOC132178228 gene encoding subtilisin-like protease SBT3 → MGLINVVPLPIFSLYLVLLLSTFHVKSAILLQRSTYIVHMDKSSMPKVFTSPEKWYSSIIDSLKSGNHTPSLIYTYDNALQGFSASLSTNEVEALRKFPGFVSAYNVKKSATIDTTHTPECLSLNPFADLWPTSSYGKDIIIGVLDSGLWPESLSFEDYGMSTSAAAGVLDGPYSKWKGSCEGGQEFNVSMCNAKLIGIRFFNNGVKASTSKQVMDSARDTLGHGTYVSSIAAGNYVSGVSYFGYADGTAKCVAPHARLAMYKVIWEEGIDPSDVLAGLNQAIRDGVDVISISMGFNYESLDHDPIAIASFAAMEKGIVVATSAGNAGPGFGTLHNGIPWVITVSSGTVDRWFAGSLTLGNGLSITGWSLFAGITFPKNLTLVYNKTLAACNSSQLLSEAPFGIILCDMGDIHNQTNAIIDSKVPGAIFIYPIPSLVHMKENSCPCVVIRPADALMVINYVESNTSPFVCLKFKETFFGTKPAPVVAATASRGPSRSCPRILKPDIMAPGSLVLGAWVPKKEVARMRSTYRLYSDYNIETGTSAACPHVAGVAALLKGAHPNWSAAAIRSAIMTTANTTDNTRKPIRDLGKGSQLASPLAMGAGHIDPNQALDPGLIYDITPQDYVNLLCFMKFNQSQILSITGSRIYDCWNPSPNLNYPSFIAFYSDSITVTTKKFLRIASNVGKDYATYKAVVIAPEHTVVTVSPETLVFRKQNENQSYTMTIQYKGNENGTVLFGTLDWVEENGKYRVKSPIVISPLLSS